AGATCTGAGGTTTGAAATTGCTGAATCTCAAATATCAAATTTTGAATTTCAAATGATTTTAGCGTCCGAACATCTTGTCGTCCTTGTCTGTTCTGGTGCCGTCTTCCAGACGGTACTCCTTCAGCATTGGGTGGTAGCCAAGGTCAGGTGAATTCAGTATGACCCTCAGATCCGGATGCCCTTTGAATTTGATTCCGAAAAAATCGAAGGTTTCTCTTTCCATCCAGTTGGCTCCTGCGTAGAGGTCGGTAAGCGTTTCAAATTCGGCGCCTTCACGTTGTGTAAAAGATTTCAGACGAATTCTGAAATTATCTTTCATATTGTGAAGATGGTAAATGACGCCGAGCTCCTTTTCTTTATTTTCTGGATAATGAATACCCGTAATATCGGTAAGAAAATTGATCTCAAGGGAAGAATCCCGCAGATGGTGTACTACTTTTTTCAGGTCATCTTTTTTGATTTCCAGCGTCAGCATTCCGTAAGGTTCTGAACTTGAAAGAACGCTTCCTGGAAACTCTCTGTTTATCGCTTCTAAAACAAATTCGTTTGTCATTTTGATTAATTTGAAAATTTGAAAATGAGTTAATTAAAAAATTATATCACTCAAATTTTATTCAATTCTATTCAAATGTTAAGAATTTGAAATTTTCAAATCTTCAAATTCCCACACTTTCAAATCATTTTATTCCGTAAGATTCCAGCAATGCCTGGTATTCCGGTGTGTCTCTTCTTCTGAGGCTTTCGCTTTGTGCCAGTGCCTGAACCTGCATCACACCTTCGATGATTTGCTCTGGCCTTGGCGGGCATCCCGGCACGTAAACATCCACTGGAATAATCCTGTCAATTCCCTGGAGAACTGAATAAGTATCAAAAATACCACCGCTGCTCGCACATGCTCCTACTGCAACCACCCAGCGCGG
The sequence above is a segment of the Chryseobacterium taklimakanense genome. Coding sequences within it:
- a CDS encoding NADH-quinone oxidoreductase subunit C — protein: MTNEFVLEAINREFPGSVLSSSEPYGMLTLEIKKDDLKKVVHHLRDSSLEINFLTDITGIHYPENKEKELGVIYHLHNMKDNFRIRLKSFTQREGAEFETLTDLYAGANWMERETFDFFGIKFKGHPDLRVILNSPDLGYHPMLKEYRLEDGTRTDKDDKMFGR